One genomic window of Plasmodium coatneyi strain Hackeri chromosome 12, complete sequence includes the following:
- a CDS encoding 26S proteasome ATPase subunit encodes MDEDAPTQSKPLDDEDINILKSYGSGPYSTTIKKVESDISGLVTSINKLCGVRESDTGLCLPNQWDLQLDKQMLNEEQPLQVARCTKIINGDTDQTKYIINVKQIAKFVVGLGDKVAPSDIEEGMRVGVDRTKYKIQILLPPKIDPTVTMMTVEEKPDITYNDIGGCKEQLERLREVVEMPLLQPERFVTLGIDPPKGVLLYGPPGTGKTLTARAIANRTDACFICVIGSELVQKYVGEGARMVRELFQMAKSKKACILFIDEVDAIGGSRGDESAHGDHEVQRTMLEIVNQLDGFDNRGNIKVLMATNRPDTLDSALVRPGRIDRKIEFSLPDLEGRTHIFKIHANTMNMSRDVRFELLARLCPNSTGSDIRSVCTEAGMFAIRARRKTITEKDLLLAINKVIHGCKQFSATGKYMVYN; translated from the exons ATGGATGAGGACGCACCCACACAGTCCAAACCCCTGGATGACGAAGATATAAACATCCTGAAATCTTAc GGATCTGGACCTTATTCAACGACCATCAAGAAGGTTGAATCGGACATAAGTGGGTTAGTAACTAGCATTAACAAGCTTTGCGGAGTGAGAGAAAGTGACACAGGGTTATGTCTACCGAACCAGTGGGACCTACAGTTAGATAAACAGATGCTGAATGAAGAACAACCACTGCAAGTAGCTAgatgtacaaaaattatcAATGGAGACACAGACCAAACAAAGTACATTATTAACGTTAAACAGATAGCGAAATTTGTGGTAGGGTTAGGAGATAAGGTTGCACCAAGTGATatagaagaaggaatgagagtaGGGGTAGATAGAACCAAATACAAAATTCAAATTCTGCTACCTCCAAAGATAGATCCTACAGTCACTATGATGACGGTGGAAGAGAAGCCAGATATTACCTACAACGATATTGGTGGGTGTAAAGAACAGTTAGAAAGGTTAAGAGAAGTGGTAGAAATGCCTTTGCTACAACCAGAAAGATTTGTAACGTTAGGAATAGATCCTCCTAAGGGGGTGCTACTATATGGCCCCCCAGGGACAGGAAAAACCCTAACTGCTAGAGCTATCGCCAATCGAACAGATGCTTGTTTCATATGTGTTATTGGTTCAGAACTTGTGCAGAAATATGTTGGTGAAGGTGCTAGAATGGTGAGAGAATTATTTCAAATGGCTAAGTCGAAAAAGGCATGTATCCTATTTATTGATGAAGTAGATGCAATAGGAGGTTCTAGAGGAGACGAAAGTGCACATGGGGATCATGAAGTACAAAGAACCATGTTAGAAATTGTAAATCAGCTAGATGGATTCGATAACAGAGGTAATATCAAAGTACTAATGGCTACAAATAGGCCCGACACGTTAGATAGTGCATTAGTTAGACCTGGAAGAATCGATAGAAAGATAGAATTCAGTTTACCTGACCTTGAAGGTAGAACCCATATTTTTAAGATTCACGCAAATACTATGAATATGAGCAGAGATGTTAGATTTGAGCTGTTGGCTAGACTATGCCCCAACAGCACCGGTTCCGACATTAGAAGTGTCTGTACAGAGGCAGGTATGTTTGCCATCAGAGCCAGAAGAAAAACCATCACCGAGAAGGACCTTTTGCTCGCAATAAACAAAGTCATACATGGTTGCAAGCAATTTTCGGCCACGGGAAAATATATGGTGTACAATTAG